The genomic segment AGCACTCGATATGCCATCCAGGACGGCCACTGCCCCAGGGGCTGTTCCATGACGGTTCTCCTGGCTTGCTCTTTTTCCAGAGGGCAAAGTCCAGGGGTGATTCCTTGCGGTCATCCACGTCGATGCGGGCTCCGGACAGCAGATCGTCAATTTTTTTGCCGGAAAGTTTGCCGTAGGCGGGAAAATTTTTAATCCGAAAGAAAACATCACCATCGACGGTGTAGGCAAGGCCGTTGGCCTCCAGCTTCTGCACCAGCGCAATGATGTGTTCAATATGGTCGGTTGCCCGTGGTTCAGCGGTGGGGCGCTTCAGCTGCAGGCGATCCATGTCAGTATAAAACTCACGGATGTAGTTTTTCGCCAGCTGCTTCCAGGTTGTCTGCTGCTCTTCGGCCCGCCTAATGATTTTATCATCAACATCAGTGAAATTACGGACATATTTGACATCATAGCCTTTATAGCTCAGGTAGCGATAGATGACATCAAAGACGATCAGGGAACGGGCGTGGCCAATATGGCACAGGTCATAGACGGTGACGCCGCAGGCGTAGATGCCGACCTTGCGGTCGAACAGTGGAACGAACTCTTCCTTTTTTCCCGTCAGGGTGTTGTAAACCTGCAAAAAAACTCTCCTTTTCAGGGTTGTAGTTGGGTATTGTCCTCGTGGATAAAACAGAATCATTATAAAATTTTTACCTGCTTAAAGTCAATACTTTTCCCGTGTGGCATCCACCAGGGGAAGCTGCCTGGTAAATCCGACTATCGGGCTTTGCGGGTGCAGATATTATACTGTGAACAATATAATTATCCTTGACTAACGCGAAAATATCAGTCATAAAAATGGTCGATTTAGGTAGGTCAGGTTGTAGTAGGAAATTTCCGTTAACCCGTTTTAAGCTTATGGAGGGATGCTGATGAGCTTAAAGAGCAAATTTGACGCAGGGGAATTTGTCACTTTGGCAGAGATGGAACCCCCGAAAGGGGTTGATGTTTTGGCTATGATTACCAATGCCAATCAGGTCAAATACAAAGTCGATGCTTTTGTTGTACCCGAGATGAGCAATGCAGTCATGCGCATGAGCTCCCTCGGCGGCGCGCTGATTCTGCAAAATAAGGGCCTGGAAACGATTATGCAGGTTAATTGTCGGGACCGCAATCAGCTTGCTCTGCAGGCGGACCTTTTGGCCGCCGGTGCTGCCGGGGTTAGTGGTGTTATTGCCGTACCCGGTGACGATCCGGTGATTGGGGATCATCATCAGGCCAAATCGGTGTATGACCTTGATATGAACCAGCTTCTGCAGGCGGCCAACGGCCTGCGAAATGGTACCGATCTCGCCGGCAACAGTCTGGCTGGAGCTCCCGGGTTTCTGCTTGGGGCCTCCGTTAATGCCGGTGCCAAGGATAAGGCGCTGGCTCAGGAAATTAAAAAAGCTAAAGAGAGCATTGATGCCGGTGCCCGGTTTCTGATAACCAATCCTTTGTTTGAGCTTAATTCCATTGATTCATTCATTGACCAGTTTGGCGGCAGCAAAGCAACGATAATTCCGACGGTGCTGGTGCTTAAATCAGTTGGGATGGCACGCTATATCAACCAGACCCAGGAGCACATCTCAATTCCCGATGCTTTGATCGAGCGTATCCGCAAGGCATCCGACAAACCGGCCGAGTGTATTCGCATCGCCAGGGAGATGATTTCTGCCATCCACGATGCCGGGTTTGGCGGCGTGCTGATCTCCACCGTTGGTTGGGAGCATAGACTGCCGGAAATCTTACCCTGATGTTTGTCCCATGCCCCGGTATTGATGGTGGCGGAAGGTTCGATGGAAAAGAAAAAATCTTAATGTCTTTATATTTTAGTAGTTGCAGCAAAGGAGGGAATGTATGAGCGAGAAAAAGAAAATTCTTGTGGTGGACGATGAGCCTGATTTCTCTTCCATTGTGAAGACCAATCTGGAAGCAGAGGGTTTTGCTGTCGATGTTGCCTATAATGGGGTAGAGGGGCTGGCAAAGGTAAAGGCCGATCCCCCGGATGCGATTGTCCTCGACGTTATGATGCCTGAAAAGGATGGTTACCAGGTGTGCGCCGAACTGAAAGCTGATGCGAAATATGCTGACATCCCTATTGTTATGCTGACGGCGGTGGCTTCTCACGTCAGTTCGACCCGCTATTCACACCATGGCGGGATGAGCATGGAAGCTGATGATTATCTTCCCAAACCAGCTTCGGCAGAGCAGATTAGCGCCAGTGTCAAAAGGGTTCTAGGTCTGTAGCGAAAACCAGTGCACACGTTCCGGCAAGTGGCGGGAACGTGTGCACTGTCAGAGATAGCTGACGTTGTCTTTTGATCCAGGTTGGGAGACAGCCTGTACCCGTAGTTTGAACTGTAGAGAATCCGGCTCTGGTTGAGCTGGTTTTAAGAAGTAGTAGATCTCGTTGCATAGTCTGTGTGACCGCAGTGGAGGTGATGATCAACGGCCAAGACCGAAGAACCGGTCCAGCGATGGGTGCAGGGGGAGCTTGTCCATCCCTGCATCGGCAAAATTCATCAGTGCCGTGGACGGGGGGATGCCCCACAACAACATTTATCAACCTTCCTGTGAAAAATCTAACTATTTCCTGCTGCTCCCGTTTTGGATGCCCTTCCCGGTTAATATTCATGTATTCTTCTATATGTTTTATGAAATGAACAACCACAATGGGTCGGAGATGGGCGTTGGTGGTTTGAGAACCTATGATAATGAGGTGGCGACAATCGCTACCGCAATGAGAAAGCAACATATGATTCCGGCTGCCGGATCACCTCATGAGAAAGCAATACCCGCAAAAGCGGTTTTTTATAGTTTTGTAGTCCCGGCAGGTCCGGGTAAGGCTAGGCATTCTTGATAAAGTCAGGTTGTTTTACAGGAGATCCAAGATGGAAAAAGTGAACAAAAAAACCAAGGTTCTAGTGGTGGGCAGCGAGTCGGCTTTCCATGATATGATAGGCAAGAGCCTCGAAGATCAGTTTGAAGTCATTAGTGCTTCCAACGACGACGAGGGTTTGTCTAAAGCCAGGACCGAGCGGCCGGATGCGATTGTGTTGGGATACCTTGAACCTCGGGGAACCTCATTCAAGCTGCATAAGAAATTTCGCAGCGGTTGGTTGACCAAGCACACCCCATTACTGATTGTTGAAATTGGCAGTTCAGAACTGTCGCAGAAGGGGTGGACGAGACAGGAAGCCCTGGAAATGGATGCCGATGACTACATTACCATTTCTCCAGAGGATTCAGCATCGATCTCCCGTTTGAAGGAGTCGGTGGGCTTGACCGAAAAGATTACCATCAGAATGAGCGAGCGGGAAAGTGTTCTCAAAGAGAAACTGCGTGACCCCAATGCATTCTGCGTGACCTGGGAACAGATTCCCGGCCGCGGTGCCTTTGAGATGCAGCATGAAGAGGTGATTGACAATGTTGCCAAGGCTGCCGCCGGCGGTAAAATCGATGCCATCAGCGTTACCGACAACCCTGGCGGTAATCCGGCGCTGTCAACCGAAATGCTCTGTGTGCAGATTAAGAAAGCCGGGATGGAACCACTGGTTCATCTGGCCTGTAGAGATAAGAACCGTAGTGAGATTGAGAGCCTGCTCTGTGGTATGGCCGCCGAAGGAGTCAAAAATATCCTGGTGTTGACCGGCGACTATTCAGGCAGTGATGCCTTTGAAGGCTTGGCGAAACCGGTGTTTGACCTTGATCCTCCCAACGTCCTGCGCCTTGTAGGCGAGATGAATAAGGGGCTCGAGCACAAGGCAATGCGTAAGACCATCAAACTTGCTGCTACGGATCTGTTTGCCGGTGCTTGTGTTTCACCCTTCAAAAAGTGTGAATCCGAGCTGATGGGGCAGTACGCCAAGCTGAAGAAAAAGATTGAAGGCGGCGCCCAGTTCATTATCACCCAAGTTGGTTATGATGCCAGAAAATACCATGAACTGCTGACCTGGCTGCGGCTTAACAACTATAATATTCCGGTGCTGGTTAATATCTATGTGCTGCCCTATGGCGCCGCCCGATTTATGAATTCCAACGGGATTCCCGGTTGCGTG from the Candidatus Anaeroferrophillus wilburensis genome contains:
- a CDS encoding response regulator, whose translation is MSEKKKILVVDDEPDFSSIVKTNLEAEGFAVDVAYNGVEGLAKVKADPPDAIVLDVMMPEKDGYQVCAELKADAKYADIPIVMLTAVASHVSSTRYSHHGGMSMEADDYLPKPASAEQISASVKRVLGL
- a CDS encoding methylenetetrahydrofolate reductase, producing MSLKSKFDAGEFVTLAEMEPPKGVDVLAMITNANQVKYKVDAFVVPEMSNAVMRMSSLGGALILQNKGLETIMQVNCRDRNQLALQADLLAAGAAGVSGVIAVPGDDPVIGDHHQAKSVYDLDMNQLLQAANGLRNGTDLAGNSLAGAPGFLLGASVNAGAKDKALAQEIKKAKESIDAGARFLITNPLFELNSIDSFIDQFGGSKATIIPTVLVLKSVGMARYINQTQEHISIPDALIERIRKASDKPAECIRIAREMISAIHDAGFGGVLISTVGWEHRLPEILP